The following are encoded in a window of Merismopedia glauca CCAP 1448/3 genomic DNA:
- a CDS encoding DNA cytosine methyltransferase, producing the protein MIEKMDIISLFSGCGGLDLGFSQANFNIIWASEYDKSIWDTYELNHPKTFLDRRDIREINSWEIPKCLGIIGGPPCQSWSEAGAGRGINDDRGQLFYDYIRIVEDKQPLFFLAENVSGILAQKHIKAFTNILNQFRHIGYEVSYQLLNVNDFGVPQDRQRVIIVGYHHKLGGIFDFPKPVQSGLTIEDAIYDLRLIEPVKIKDKVTEYHRLISNHEYLDTSFSSIYMSRNRVRSWNEPSFTIQAGGRHAPLHPQANKMIFVEKDRRIFDPNSPKPYRRLSVRECARIQTFPDDFVFTYNHINNGYKMIGNAVPVNFAYILASKIFLDIQEYLTTLELDSKKWVAVPKQSAYHV; encoded by the coding sequence ATGATTGAAAAGATGGATATTATCTCTTTATTTTCAGGCTGTGGAGGATTAGATTTAGGCTTTTCCCAAGCAAACTTTAATATTATCTGGGCAAGCGAATATGATAAATCTATCTGGGATACTTATGAATTAAATCATCCTAAAACTTTTTTAGACCGCAGAGATATTAGAGAGATTAATTCTTGGGAGATCCCAAAGTGTTTAGGAATAATTGGCGGCCCACCTTGTCAAAGTTGGAGTGAAGCAGGTGCTGGTCGTGGAATTAATGACGATCGCGGTCAATTATTTTATGACTATATCAGAATTGTTGAAGATAAACAGCCTCTTTTCTTTTTAGCTGAAAATGTTAGCGGCATTTTAGCTCAAAAACATATAAAAGCTTTTACTAATATCTTGAATCAATTTAGACATATTGGTTATGAAGTTTCTTATCAACTTCTAAATGTTAATGATTTTGGTGTTCCGCAAGATAGACAAAGAGTAATTATTGTTGGTTATCATCATAAACTGGGTGGTATTTTTGATTTTCCTAAACCTGTTCAATCTGGTTTAACGATAGAAGATGCTATCTACGATTTAAGGCTAATAGAACCAGTTAAAATAAAAGACAAGGTAACTGAATATCACCGATTAATTTCAAATCATGAATATTTAGACACAAGCTTTTCCAGTATTTATATGTCAAGAAACAGAGTGAGAAGTTGGAATGAGCCATCTTTTACTATTCAAGCAGGAGGAAGGCACGCTCCTTTACATCCTCAAGCTAATAAAATGATTTTTGTGGAAAAAGATCGAAGAATTTTCGATCCTAATTCTCCTAAGCCGTACCGTAGATTATCTGTTAGAGAATGTGCCAGAATACAGACATTTCCAGATGATTTTGTTTTTACATATAATCATATAAATAATGGCTATAAAATGATAGGAAACGCTGTGCCTGTTAATTTTGCTTATATTCTAGCCAGTAAAATTTTTCTAGATATCCAAGAATATTTAACTACTCTTGAATTAGATAGCAAGAAATGGGTAGCTGTGCCAAAGCAAAGTGCATATCATGTTTAA